The following proteins are co-located in the Vigna unguiculata cultivar IT97K-499-35 chromosome 9, ASM411807v1, whole genome shotgun sequence genome:
- the LOC114164338 gene encoding auxin-responsive protein SAUR20-like, with product MAIRLPCVLSAKYILRRSIAAATSLDVPKGHFAVYVGEGKKKRFVIPVSVLNQPSFQQLLSIVEEEFGFNHPMGGLTIPCTEDIFLNITSAFRRP from the coding sequence ATGGCTATTCGTTTGCCTTGTGTTCTGAGTGCAAAATACATTCTTCGTCGATCTATTGCAGCTGCAACATCACTCGATGTGCCTAAAGGGCACTTTGCTGTGTACGTAGGAGAGGGTAAAAAGAAGAGATTTGTGATTCCAGTGTCAGTGTTGAATCAACCCTCATTTCAGCAACTGTTGAGCATCGTAGAGGAAGAATTTGGATTCAATCATCCAATGGGTGGCCTTACCATTCCATGCACAGAAGACATTTTCCTTAACATCACCTCTGCTTTTCGTAGGCCATGA